The following proteins are encoded in a genomic region of Arachis stenosperma cultivar V10309 chromosome 4, arast.V10309.gnm1.PFL2, whole genome shotgun sequence:
- the LOC130973815 gene encoding receptor-like protein EIX2 isoform X1, which yields MSVVMMRMNNLILIEAVLLFITVDLLLVCATAARGKVKCAEQERQALLDFKAAMVDDYGMLSSWKGRDCCHWNGVRCNNLTAHVISLDLHGEDMFGNDYTEVERFLTGEIPSSLVELQHLRYLNLSFNGFEDYHIPEFFGNLTSLRYLDLSSCRFGGRIPTQFGSLPHLTYLNLYGNELEGSIPYQLGNLSKLEYLNLYLNDFQGTIPSQLGNLSSLHELYLDGSGGSLKMNDDGNGGGGQWLSTLTSLTNLGLSSILNLNNSYNWIQAISNISTLTELSLLDCALSDHFISSQTLSLSMFKFPNSLSILNLFDNTFTSSLLFQWLSNVTSNLVELQLVSSLLWSSTPATSNHFDNTMQSLERLDISYYQITARDFKSFANICTLSSLRVFGSDLTEDLDSILHNLSAGCVTHSLQRLSLGYNQITGSIPDDLSIFPSLKELSLIHNQLRGKIPDNIRLPSQLKALSISTNSLEGGIPKSFGNICNLASLDLSYNTLTGELPVAIQHLSGCARYSLQHLYLQNNQFNGTLPDISIFPSLADLYLSQNKLNGKVPEGIQFPSQLETLIMNSNSLEGVITDSLFHNMSKLKVLSLSGNSFVLKINPDWIPPFQLQVIMLQHCMLGPYFPKWLKTQKTLTRLDISNAGISDITPNWFWDLSTRLNTMNISYNNLTGIIPDFPLRLTEYPSIYLAANQFEGSIPAFLRRAVSLDLSNNKFSDVTSFVCANDTAERLGQLDISNNYLSGQIPDCWENFKSLAYIDVSNNSFSGQIPTSMGSVLELRVLILRNNSLTGELPFSMKHCKNLVMLDAGENKFSGIIPSWIGSSLQQLQILSLRKNHFFGSIPLSLCFLNGIHVLDLSVNHLWGPIPKCFINFSAMTTQERFLPDSYYHSYTVNHTFGMYGYDYNIISLLTWKGVEHIFENDNLLLKAIDLSNNHLSGDIPSELENLVELVSLNLSRNNLTGKIPSGIGRLLSLESLDMSRNHLFGSIPSSLAQINFLSVLDLSHNNLSGQIPTGTQLQSFNTSSYEGNQNLCGLPLKKMCPKEGPCQESLVKTQDENDGFIQAFFASMGLGFFVGFWGIFGTILFNRSWRHAYFRFLNNITEKVMSKWQRW from the coding sequence ATGAGCGTAGTCATGATGAGGATGAATAATCTGATTTTGATTGAAGCTGTTTTACTCTTTATTACGGTGGACCTTCTTCTTGTTTGTGCTACTGCAGCAAGAGGAAAGGTCAAGTGCGCAGAGCAGGAGAGGCAAGCACTGCTGGATTTCAAGGCCGCCATGGTTGATGACTACGGCATGCTCTCTTCGTGGAAGGGTCGTGATTGCTGCCATTGGAACGGTGTTCGCTGCAACAACCTCACTGCCCATGTAATCAGTCTCGACCTTCACGGTGAGGACATGTTCGGAAATGACTATACCGAGGTAGAAAGATTTTTAACAGGTGAGATTCCGAGCTCATTAGTGGAATTGCAGCATCTCAGGTACTTGAACCTCAGTTTCAATGGTTTTGAAGACTACCATATCCCTGAATTCTTTGGTAACCTCACCAGCTTGAGGTATCTTGACTTGTCATCTTGTCGCTTTGGTGGAAGAATTCcaactcaatttggatctcttcCTCATTTAACATACTTGAATCTTTATGGGAATGAATTAGAGGGTTCAATCCCTTATCAACTTGGAAATCTGTCCAAGTTGGAGTATCTTAATCTCTATCTAAATGATTTTCAAGGAACAATACCATCTCAACTTGGGAACCTTTCAAGCTTGCACGAGCTTTACCTTGACGGTTCAGGTGGTTCTCTCAAAATGAATGATGATGGGAATGGTGGTGGAGGACAATGGTTATCCACTCTTACCTCTTTAACCAATCTTGGCTTGAGCTCTATATTGAATCTCAACAATTCTTATAACTGGATACAAGCCATCAGTAATATCTCCACACTAACAGAACTCAGCCTACTCGATTGTGCACTTTCAGATCATTTTATCTCTTCACAAACACTAAGTCTTTCCATGTTCAAATTTCCTAATTCTCTTTCAATCTTGAATCTTTTTGATAACACCTTCACTTCTTCCCTGTTGTTCCAATGGTTGTCCAATGTCACTTCCAACCTTGTTGAACTTCAACTTGTTTCCAGCCTCTTATGGAGTTCCACACCTGCCACATCAAATCATTTTGACAACACAATGCAATCACTTGAGCGGCTTGACATATCTTATTATCAAATCACAGCCAGGGATTTCAAATCCTTTGCGAATATATGCACCTTATCTTCTTTGCGAGTGTTTGGTAGCGATTTGACTGAAGATTTGGATTCAATTCTTCACAATCTCTCAGCTGGCTGTGTCACTCACTCACTTCAAAGGTTGTCATTAGGCTATAACCAGATCACTGGCTCAATACCTGATGACCTTTCAATATTCCCATCTTTAAAAGAGTTGTCCCTCATCCATAATCAGTTAAGAGGGAAAATACCTGACAATATCAGATTGCCATCTCAGTTAAAGGCTTTGTCCATCAGTACGAACTCTCTAGAAGGTGGAATTCCAAAGTCATTTGGAAACATATGTAATCTCGCATCATTAGACTTGTCCTACAACACTCTGACGGGAGAGCTTCCAGTTGCAATCCAGCACTTGTCTGGATGCGCAAGATACTCGCTCCAACATTTGTATCTCCAAAATAACCAATTCAATGGAACTTTGCCTGACATCTCAATTTTCCCGTCTTTAGCAGATTTATATTTGTCTCAAAATAAGCTAAACGGGAAGGTTCCTGAAGGAATTCAATTTCCGTCACAGTTGGAGACATTGATCATGAACTCAAACTCTTTGGAAGGGGTGATCACAGACTCTCTGTTTCATAATATGTCTAAGTTGAAGGTCTTGAGCTTATCTGGCAACTcatttgttttgaaaattaatcCTGACTGGATTCCACCTTTTCAGTTGCAAGTGATAATGTTGCAGCATTGCATGTTGGGTCCCTATTTTCCAAAATGGTTGAAGACACAGAAAACATTAACGCGGCTTGATATTTCTAATGCTGGCATTTCGGATATCACTCCGAATTGGTTTTGGGATCTATCAACAAGGCTAAACACGATGAACATTTCGTACAACAATCTCACCGGAATAATTCCAGATTTTCCATTGAGGCTTACGGAATATCCTTCCATATACCTAGCTGCGAATCAATTTGAAGGCTCAATCCCAGCATTTTTACGAAGAGCTGTGTCCCTGGATCTGTCCAACAATAAATTTTCAGATGTTACTTCATTTGTATGTGCCAATGATACAGCTGAAAGATTAGGCCAATTAGATATTTCAAACAATTATTTATCTGGTCAAATCCCTGATTGTTGGGAGAATTTTAAATCATTAGCTTATATAGATGTGAGTAACAATAGTTTTTCTGGACAAATTCCCACTTCAATGggatcagttcttgagcttcgtGTATTGATATTGAGAAACAATAGCTTGACGGGGGAGCTTCCTTTCTCGATGAAGCATTGCAAAAATTTAGTGATGCTGGATGCAGGAGAGAACAAATTTTCAGGAATCATTCCTTCTTGGATTGGAAGCAGCTTACAACAACTGCAAATTTTAAGCTTGCGAAAAAATCACTTTTTTGGAAGTATACCATTATCTCTTTGTTTTCTAAATGGCATTCACGTCTTGGATCTCTCGGTTAATCATCTGTGGGGCCCAATTCCCAAATGTTTCATTAACTTCAGCGCAATGACGACCCAAGAAAGGTTCTTACCAGATTCCTATTATCATTCTTATACTGTCAACCACACTTTTGGAATGTATGGGTATGattataatataatttcttTGTTGACGTGGAAAGGTGTAGAACATATATTTGAGAATGATAACCTGCTTTTAAAAGCTATTGATCTCTCAAACAATCACTTGTCAGGAGACATTCCATCAGAACTTGAGAATTTGGTGGAGCTAGTTTCATTGAATTTATCAAGAAATAACTTGACAGGAAAAATTCCTTCAGGAATTGGAAGGTTGTTATCATTGGAGTCTCTTGATATGTCAAGAAACCATTTATTTGGCTCCATTCCTTCTAGTCTTGCACAAATTAATTTTCTCTCTGTGTTGGATCTATCACATAATAATTTGTCAGGACAAATTCCAACTGGCACACAGTTGCAGAGTTTTAATACCTCTAGTTATGAAGGAAATCAAAATCTCTGTGGGCTACCTCTCAAAAAAATGTGTCCCAAGGAAGGGCCATGTCAAGAATCTTTGGTTAAAACCCAAGATGAGAATGATGGTTTTATTCAAGCATTTTTTGCAAGCATGGGGTTGGGATTCTTTGTTGGATTCTGGGGGATCTTTGGCACTATCCTCTTCAATCGCTCATGGAGACATGCTTACTTCCGATTCTTGAACAACATAACAGAAAAAGTTATGTCAAAGTGGCAACGGTGGTGA
- the LOC130973815 gene encoding receptor-like protein EIX2 isoform X2, which produces MSVVMMRMNNLILIEAVLLFITVDLLLVCATAARGKVKCAEQERQALLDFKAAMVDDYGMLSSWKGRDCCHWNGVRCNNLTAHVISLDLHGEDMFGNDYTEVERFLTGEIPSSLVELQHLRYLNLSFNGFEDYHIPEFFGNLTSLRYLDLSSCRFGGRIPTQFGSLPHLTYLNLYGNELEGSIPYQLGNLSKLEYLNLYLNDFQGTIPSQLGNLSSLHELYLDGSGGSLKMNDDGNGGGGQWLSTLTSLTNLGLSSILNLNNSYNWIQAISNISTLTELSLLDCALSDHFISSQTLSLSMFKFPNSLSILNLFDNTFTSSLLFQWLSNVTSNLVELQLVSSLLWSSTPATSNHFDNTMQSLERLDISYYQITARDFKSFANICTLSSLRVFGSDLTEDLDSILHNLSAGCVTHSLQRLSLGYNQITGSIPDDLSIFPSLKELSLIHNQLRGKIPDNIRLPSQLKALSISTNSLEGGIPKSFGNICNLASLDLSYNTLTGELPVAIQHLSGCARYSLQHLYLQNNQFNGTLPDISIFPSLADLYLSQNKLNGKVPEGIQFPSQLETLIMNSNSLEGVITDSLFHNMSKLKVLSLSGNSFVLKINPDWIPPFQLQVIMLQHCMLGPYFPKWLKTQKTLTRLDISNAGISDITPNWFWDLSTRLNTMNISYNNLTGIIPDFPLRLTEYPSIYLAANQFEGSIPAFLRRAVSLDLSNNKFSDVTSFVCANDTAERLGQLDISNNYLSGQIPDCWENFKSLAYIDVSNNSFSGQIPTSMGSVLELRVLILRNNSLTGELPFSMKHCKNLVMLDAGENKFSGIIPSWIGSSLQQLQILSLRKNHFFGSIPLSLCFLNGIHVLDLSVNHLWGPIPKCFINFSAMTTQERCRTYI; this is translated from the exons ATGAGCGTAGTCATGATGAGGATGAATAATCTGATTTTGATTGAAGCTGTTTTACTCTTTATTACGGTGGACCTTCTTCTTGTTTGTGCTACTGCAGCAAGAGGAAAGGTCAAGTGCGCAGAGCAGGAGAGGCAAGCACTGCTGGATTTCAAGGCCGCCATGGTTGATGACTACGGCATGCTCTCTTCGTGGAAGGGTCGTGATTGCTGCCATTGGAACGGTGTTCGCTGCAACAACCTCACTGCCCATGTAATCAGTCTCGACCTTCACGGTGAGGACATGTTCGGAAATGACTATACCGAGGTAGAAAGATTTTTAACAGGTGAGATTCCGAGCTCATTAGTGGAATTGCAGCATCTCAGGTACTTGAACCTCAGTTTCAATGGTTTTGAAGACTACCATATCCCTGAATTCTTTGGTAACCTCACCAGCTTGAGGTATCTTGACTTGTCATCTTGTCGCTTTGGTGGAAGAATTCcaactcaatttggatctcttcCTCATTTAACATACTTGAATCTTTATGGGAATGAATTAGAGGGTTCAATCCCTTATCAACTTGGAAATCTGTCCAAGTTGGAGTATCTTAATCTCTATCTAAATGATTTTCAAGGAACAATACCATCTCAACTTGGGAACCTTTCAAGCTTGCACGAGCTTTACCTTGACGGTTCAGGTGGTTCTCTCAAAATGAATGATGATGGGAATGGTGGTGGAGGACAATGGTTATCCACTCTTACCTCTTTAACCAATCTTGGCTTGAGCTCTATATTGAATCTCAACAATTCTTATAACTGGATACAAGCCATCAGTAATATCTCCACACTAACAGAACTCAGCCTACTCGATTGTGCACTTTCAGATCATTTTATCTCTTCACAAACACTAAGTCTTTCCATGTTCAAATTTCCTAATTCTCTTTCAATCTTGAATCTTTTTGATAACACCTTCACTTCTTCCCTGTTGTTCCAATGGTTGTCCAATGTCACTTCCAACCTTGTTGAACTTCAACTTGTTTCCAGCCTCTTATGGAGTTCCACACCTGCCACATCAAATCATTTTGACAACACAATGCAATCACTTGAGCGGCTTGACATATCTTATTATCAAATCACAGCCAGGGATTTCAAATCCTTTGCGAATATATGCACCTTATCTTCTTTGCGAGTGTTTGGTAGCGATTTGACTGAAGATTTGGATTCAATTCTTCACAATCTCTCAGCTGGCTGTGTCACTCACTCACTTCAAAGGTTGTCATTAGGCTATAACCAGATCACTGGCTCAATACCTGATGACCTTTCAATATTCCCATCTTTAAAAGAGTTGTCCCTCATCCATAATCAGTTAAGAGGGAAAATACCTGACAATATCAGATTGCCATCTCAGTTAAAGGCTTTGTCCATCAGTACGAACTCTCTAGAAGGTGGAATTCCAAAGTCATTTGGAAACATATGTAATCTCGCATCATTAGACTTGTCCTACAACACTCTGACGGGAGAGCTTCCAGTTGCAATCCAGCACTTGTCTGGATGCGCAAGATACTCGCTCCAACATTTGTATCTCCAAAATAACCAATTCAATGGAACTTTGCCTGACATCTCAATTTTCCCGTCTTTAGCAGATTTATATTTGTCTCAAAATAAGCTAAACGGGAAGGTTCCTGAAGGAATTCAATTTCCGTCACAGTTGGAGACATTGATCATGAACTCAAACTCTTTGGAAGGGGTGATCACAGACTCTCTGTTTCATAATATGTCTAAGTTGAAGGTCTTGAGCTTATCTGGCAACTcatttgttttgaaaattaatcCTGACTGGATTCCACCTTTTCAGTTGCAAGTGATAATGTTGCAGCATTGCATGTTGGGTCCCTATTTTCCAAAATGGTTGAAGACACAGAAAACATTAACGCGGCTTGATATTTCTAATGCTGGCATTTCGGATATCACTCCGAATTGGTTTTGGGATCTATCAACAAGGCTAAACACGATGAACATTTCGTACAACAATCTCACCGGAATAATTCCAGATTTTCCATTGAGGCTTACGGAATATCCTTCCATATACCTAGCTGCGAATCAATTTGAAGGCTCAATCCCAGCATTTTTACGAAGAGCTGTGTCCCTGGATCTGTCCAACAATAAATTTTCAGATGTTACTTCATTTGTATGTGCCAATGATACAGCTGAAAGATTAGGCCAATTAGATATTTCAAACAATTATTTATCTGGTCAAATCCCTGATTGTTGGGAGAATTTTAAATCATTAGCTTATATAGATGTGAGTAACAATAGTTTTTCTGGACAAATTCCCACTTCAATGggatcagttcttgagcttcgtGTATTGATATTGAGAAACAATAGCTTGACGGGGGAGCTTCCTTTCTCGATGAAGCATTGCAAAAATTTAGTGATGCTGGATGCAGGAGAGAACAAATTTTCAGGAATCATTCCTTCTTGGATTGGAAGCAGCTTACAACAACTGCAAATTTTAAGCTTGCGAAAAAATCACTTTTTTGGAAGTATACCATTATCTCTTTGTTTTCTAAATGGCATTCACGTCTTGGATCTCTCGGTTAATCATCTGTGGGGCCCAATTCCCAAATGTTTCATTAACTTCAGCGCAATGACGACCCAAGAAAG GTGTAGAACATATATTTGA
- the LOC130974772 gene encoding LRR receptor-like serine/threonine-protein kinase GSO1, translating into MILLLLFFFLGLSNGANNVTETTLKVLLEVKSSFLQDPLKVLADWRFNNTNYCSWNGITCNDDKTVVGINLSSSSLNGSISPSLSRLQSLLHLDLSSNSLVGPIPVTLTNLTSLESLLLLSNQLTGHVPAEFGSMPTLRILKLGDNLLTGFIPPSLGNLVKLSFLGLAYNALAGTIPTHLGQLTELQQLVLKGNMLTGTIPVELGNCSSLQILNLASNKLTGQLPSQLGELSELTDLVLMDNQLVGNIPKSLFQLGKLQILDLSMNNLTGEVPGEFGNLRELQNLSLSWNQFHGSTIPSTMCSNNASKLVSLSISDCGLHGVIPIELAQCVALKVLDLANNSLSGSISPFIIGNLTNLEEIYLYRNKLNGSFPREIGKLGKLQSLSLFENQLSGQIPSEIGNCLGLQLIDLFGNQFSGGIPITIGRLKELNWFHLRNNNLEGKIPATLGNCQKMKMIDLANNQLSGSIPATLGFLRGLDQLMLYNNSLEGNLPHQLANVANLTRVNLSRNKLNGSLAPLCSSSSFLSFDVTDNKFDGVIPFQLGNSHSLDRLRLGNNRFSGEIPRTLGKITEMTLLDLSRNSLSGPIPDELSLCHNLSHIDLNNNSLTGPIPSWLGTLPELGELKLSFNQLSGSLPLGLFNCTKLLVLCLDGNSLNGSLPGHIGNLTSLNVLRLGQNNLTGSIPQTVGRLINLYELQLSRNGFSGEIPFEIGNLQNLQNILDLSYNNLSGEIPSSIRSLLKLQALNLSHNQLSGGVPLLLGEMSSLDQLDLSYNNLQGQLDMRFCRRWPLEAFAGNLHLCGASKCSKVSSVSSIVAIAILMFAGRVFLKNKQEIFRKFGEVNCIYSSSSHAKKRFLLPLNIGGNREFRWEDIMDATNNLSEEFIIGSGGSGTVYRAEWATGETVAVKKISFKDEYLLNKSFIREMKTLGRIRHRHLVKLIGCCSNRKKGCSGWNLLIYEYMKNGSVWDWLHGRTLKEKGILDWDARFRIAVGLAHGLEYLHHDCVPKIIHRDIKTSNILLDSKMDAHLGDFGLAKALIDNSDSTSCFAGSYGYIAPEYAYTMKATEKSDVYSMGIVFMELVSGKMPTDEAFRGNMDMVRWVEMHFHNQDAAMRQELIDPELKPPLPTEEFAAFQVVEIATQCTKTAPQERPSSRQVCDLLQHVAKNKRFKFEKKELWESTQVI; encoded by the exons ATgatactactactactattcTTCTTCCTGGGCCTTTCTAATGGCGCCAACAACGTGACTGAAACTACTCTCAAAGTTCTTTTGGAGGTGAAGTCATCGTTTCTTCAAGACCCACTGAAGGTTCTGGCGGATTGGAGATTCAACAACACTAACTACTGTTCATGGAATGGAATCACATGCAATGATGATAAAACCGTCGTGGGAATCAACCTATCTTCCTCTTCACTCAATGGCTCAATATCACCGTCACTCTCTCGTTTAcaatctcttcttcatcttGACCTCTCTTCTAACAGTCTTGTGGGTCCCATCCCTGTCACTCTCACTAACCTCACTTCATTGGAgtcccttcttcttctctccAACCAACTCACCGGTCACGTTCCCGCCGAGTTCGGCTCCATGCCCACTCTCCGAATCCTCAAACTCGGTGATAACCTACTCACTGGTTTTATTCCTCCTTCGCTTGGGAACCTCGTCAAGCTTAGCTTTCTTGGACTCGCCTATAACGCACTCGCTGGAACGATTCCAACTCATCTGGGTCAACTCACCGAGTTGCAGCAGCTGGTTCTTAAGGGAAATATGTTGACGGGGACGATTCCCGTTGAGTTAGGGAACTGCTCCAGTCTCCAGATACTCAACCTTGCAAGTAACAAGCTGACGGGTCAGTTACCGAGTCAACTCGGGGAGCTGAGTGAACTCACTGACTTGGTCCTCATGGATAACCAGCTTGTGGGTAACATTCCAAAGTCTCTTTTTCAACTGGGCAAGCTTCAAATTCTGGACTTGTCAATGAACAATCTCACTGGAGAGGTTCCAGGTGAGTTTGGAAACTTGAGAGAGTTACAGAACTTGAGTCTCTCTTGGAACCAATTTCATGGTAGTACTATTCCTAGTACTATGTGTTCCAATAATGCATCAAAGTTGGTGTCTTTGAGTATTTCAGATTGTGGGCTTCATGGTGTGATTCCAATTGAGTTAGCTCAGTGTGTAGCATTGAAGGTTCTTGATTTGGCTAATAACTCTCTCAGTGGTTCAATCTCTCCCTTCATTATTGGAAACCTTACAAATTTGGAGGAAATTTATTTGTACAGAAACAAGCTGAATGGTTCTTTTCCTAGAGAGATTGGGAAGCTTGGCAAGTTGCAAAGTTTGTCCCTTTTTGAGAATCAATTATCTGGGCAGATACCTTCGGAGATTGGTAACTGTCTAGGGTTGCAATTGATTGATCTTTTTGGGAACCAATTCAGTGGTGGGATTCCGATCACTATTGGAAGGCTTAAAGAGTTGAATTGGTTTCACCTTAGGAATAATAACCTTGAGGGGAAAATTCCTGCCACACTTGGTAACTGTCAAAAGATGAAGATGATTGATCTGGCAAATAATCAGCTATCAGGTTCAATTCCGGCAACATTAGGGTTCCTGAGAGGATTGGATCAGCTCATGCTATACAACAATTCTCTTGAAGGCAATCTTCCTCACCAGCTTGCAAATGTAGCAAACTTGACAAGAGTGAACCTTTCAAGGAACAAGCTTAATGGTAGTTTGGCTCCATTGTGTAGCTCAAGTTCATTTCTTTCCTTTGATGTAACTGATAATAAATTTGATGGTGTGATTCCCTTTCAATTGGGAAATTCACATTCTCTTGATAGGCTCAGATTAGGTAACAATAGATTTTCTGGTGAAATTCCAAGGACATTGGGGAAAATCACTGAGATGACATTGTTAGACTTATCAAGAAACTCACTCTCTGGACCAATACCAGATGAGCTTTCCTTGTGTCACAATCTTTCCCACATTGATCTGAACAACAATTCGCTGACTGGACCGATACCATCGTGGCTCGGAACCTTGCCGGAACTGGGAGAGCTTAAGCTCTCGTTCAATCAACTTTCTGGGTCTCTTCCATTAGGCCTATTCAATTGTACAAAGTTGCTAGTACTCTGCCTTGATGGAAATTCCCTTAATGGAAGCCTCCCAGGGCATATTGGTAATCTTACATCACTGAATGTCCTTAGGCTTGGCCAAAACAATCTAACTGGGTCAATTCCTCAAACAGTTGGTAGGCTAATCAACCTTTATGAGCTGCAGCTTTCAAGAAATGGATTCAGTGGTGAGATTCCGTTTGAGATTGGAAACCTTCAGAATCTTCAAAACATTCTGGACCTCAGTTACAATAATCTCTCTGGTGAGATCCCAAGTTCAATTCGTTCGCTTTTGAAATTGCAAGCTCTTAATCTTTCCCACAATCAACTCAGTGGTGGAGTCCCTCTGCTGCTTGGTGAAATGTCAAGCTTGGACCAACTTGATCTCTCTTACAATAATTTACAAGGCCAGCTGGATATGCGATTCTGCCGCCGCTGGCCTTTGGAAGCTTTTGCCGGGAACCTTCACCTTTGCGGCGCCTCTAAGTGCAGCAAAG TCTCTTCCGTTTCAAGTATTGTTGCAATTGCAATACTAATGTTTGCAGGCAGAGTTTTCCTTAAAAACAAGCAAGAAATTTTTAGGAAGTTTGGTGAAGTGAATTGCATTTACTCCTCTTCTTCACATGCAAAGAAGCGATTTCTGCTTCCTCTTAACATTGGTGGGAACCGAGAATTCAGGTGGGAAGATATCATGGATGCTACAAACAATCTAAGTGAGGAATTCATCATTGGTTCTGGAGGTTCCGGGACGGTGTACCGAGCCGAATGGGCCACCGGAGAGACAGTAGCTGTGAAGAAGATTTCATTCAAAGATGAGTATCTCTTAAACAAGAGCTTCATAAGAGAAATGAAGACTTTGGGGAGGATTAGGCATAGACATTTGGTGAAACTGATTGGTTGTTGTAGCAACAGAAAGAAAGGATGTTCAGGTTGGAATCTGCTGATATATGAGTACATGAAGAATGGGAGTGTGTGGGATTGGCTTCATGGAAGAACATTGAAGGAAAAAGGGATCCTTGATTGGGATGCAAGGTTCAGAATTGCTGTGGGATTGGCTCATGGATTAGAGTACCTTCATCATGATTGTGTTCCAAAGATTATTCATAGGGACATCAAGACCAGTAACATATTGCTGGATTCAAAGATGGATGCACATTTGGGTGATTTTGGACTTGCAAAAGCACTCATTGACAATTCTGACTCCACTTCCTGTTTTGCTGGCTCTTATGGTTACATAGCCCCTG AGTATGCATACACAATGAAGGCAACAGAGAAGAGTGACGTGTACAGTATGGGAATTGTGTTTATGGAACTTGTAAGTGGCAAAATGCCAACAGATGAAGCTTTCAGGGGAAACATGGACATGGTGAGATGGGTGGAGATGCACTTCCACAACCAAGATGCCGCCATGCGTCAGGAGCTCATAGATCCTGAGCTGAAGCCGCCTTTACCCACCGAGGAGTTTGCCGCGTTCCAAGTGGTTGAGATAGCCACGCAGTGTACAAAAACTGCACCACAGGAGAGGCCATCTTCAAGGCAAGTTTGTGATCTTCTTCAGCATGTTGCCAAAAACAAGAGATTCAAATTTGAGAAGAAGGAACTTTGGGAGTCAACACAAGTGATCTGA